A window of Apium graveolens cultivar Ventura chromosome 8, ASM990537v1, whole genome shotgun sequence contains these coding sequences:
- the LOC141679786 gene encoding uncharacterized protein LOC141679786, which yields MTLNKAAYVRRDGSPKRDIMTPMRQPPPHQKIINFIVGGSEVCESTYSQAKRAARETDVQVTQVGVNSNTLPSLMFDESDKKSIREPQQDGLVISLPVGNFLIKRILVDNESAANIMMLSTLKQMGLEESDMIKKSRTLVGFSEETKCTLGEITLPTHAQGVKLLEKFCIIDVYLIYNIIMGRPWIHNLKDVPSIYH from the coding sequence ATGACATTGAATAAGGCAGCTTACGTCAGGAGAGACGGGTCGCCGAAAAGAGACATTATGACACCAATGAGGCAACCACCACCACatcaaaaaataattaacttCATTGTAGGTGGTTCTGAAGTGTGTGAATCCACGTATTCACAAGCTAAAAGGGCAGCTAGAGAGACAGACGTACAAGTTACTCAAGTGGGAGTTAATAGTAATACTCTACCATCTTTGATGTTTGACGAGTCAGATAAGAAAAGTATTCGAGAACCACAACAAGATGGACTTGTCATCTCACTCCCTGTGGGGAATTTCCTGATCAAGAGAATTCTAGTTGACAACGAGAGTGCTGCAAATATCATGATGTTAAGCACGTTGAAACAAATGGGTTTGGAAGAAAGTGATATGATTAAGAAATCAAGAACATTGGTAGGATTTAGTGAAGAAACCAAATGTACATTAGGTGAAATTACATTACCTACACATGCACAAGGAGTAAAGCTTTTAGAAAAATTTTGCATAATAGACGTCTATTTGATATACAACATAATCATGGGAAGGCCTTGGATTCACAATTTGAAAGATGTACCATCGATATATCATTAA